One stretch of Brachyhypopomus gauderio isolate BG-103 chromosome 8, BGAUD_0.2, whole genome shotgun sequence DNA includes these proteins:
- the mst1 gene encoding hepatocyte growth factor-like protein, with protein MRVFLFLLAVASCYGVVQEHRSALNDFQRSEGRELVLKPWNADRETLHPAITLEECAKKCKLSPDCRAFNYEFRPSASCKHLPCVGSVNDAEVKRNVNCDLYEMKVYVRKCIMGKGEDYRGEVFKTESGRTCQQWWSKFPHDHRWTPSPTNGLELNYCRNPDGDRIGPWCYTTDPERRYESCSIPQCKDEVCITCNGEDYRGQVDHTVNGRECQRWDQQFPHQHIYQPEKYPDKSLDDNYCRNPDASPVPWCYTTDPEVERESCDIRKCSEVPKRRNRSSYTTNCFRGRGEDYRGKVNETTSGIPCQRWDAQSPHEHPFYPHTYECKGLEENYCRNPDGSEAPWCFTSVPEMRTALCLQIKRCADDIEAEDCYNENGKKYRGVVRKTRKGILCQKWSVNTPHKTKINPKTHPEANLTENYCRNPDADLHGPWCYTTDPKIEFDYCAIKQCAGVKVPIMKPPVSVVFNECGKRDDRTVKSRLRIVGGKPGNSPWTVSLRDRKGKHFCGGSLVNSKWVISTKQCFSSCYVELTGYAAMMGTLFQNPKEGEPDMQTIPLNKIVCGPSESHLVLLQLETPAKFNERVSQICLPPERYIVPEGTVCEIAGWGETKGTGDESVLNVAQMQVQSNNECNQYFKGRVRQNEMCTTPFFGGVGACERDYGGPLACQNSDCWVLEGVIIPMRRCGHPGQPNIFIRVSMYVDWIKKVMEMA; from the exons ATGCGtgtgtttctctttctcctggCCGTGGCGTCCTGCTATGGCGTCGTTCAAG aacacCGCAGTGCTCTGAATGATTTCCAGCGTTCCGAGGGGAGAGAGCTGGTTCTGAAGCCGTGGAACGCTGACCGTGAGACTCTACACCCCGCCATCACTCTGGAGGAGTGTGCCAAAAAATGCAAACTCAGCCCAGACTGCAG AGCCTTCAACTATGAGTTTCGCCCGTCTGCGTCTTGTAAGCACCTGCCCTGTGTGGGCAGTGTCAATGACGCTGAGGTGAAGAGAAACGTCAACTGTGACCTGTATGAAATGAAAG TCTATGTGAGGAAGTGCATTATGGGTAAAGGAGAGGACTACCGTGGAGAGGTATTCAAGACCGAGTCTGGACGAACGTGTCAGCAGTGGTGGTCAAAGTTCCCTCATGATCACAG ATGGACCCCTTCACCCACTAACGGACTGGAGCTGAACTACTGCCGTAACCCAGATGGGGACCGTATTGGACCCTGGTGCTACACTACAGACCCAGAGCGCAGATATGAGAGCTGTAGTATTCCTCAGTGCAAAGATG aggtGTGTATTACCTGTAATGGCGAGGACTATAGGGGTCAGGTTGACCATACAGTGAATGGTCGTGAGTGCCAGAGATGGGACCAGCAGTTTCCACACCAACACATCTATCAGCCAGAGAA GTACCCTGATAAAAGTCTGGATGATAATTACTGCCGGAACCCAGATGCCTCCCCTGTACCCTGGTGTTACACCACCGAcccagaggtggagagagagagctgcgaCATCCGAAAGTGCT CCGAGGTCCCGAAACGCCGCAACCGATCCAGCTACACCACCAACTGCTTCCGGGGTCGCGGGGAGGACTACCGGGGCAAAGTGAACGAGACCACCTCGGGCATCCCCTGCCAGCGTTGGGACGCTCAGAGCCCCCACGAGCACCCTTTCTACCCCCACACCTATGAGTGCAA AGGGCTGGAGGAGAATTACTGCCGTAATCCAGACGGGTCAGAGGCACCGTGGTGTTTCACATCAGTGCCGGAGATGAGGACGGCCCTCTGCCTACAGATCAAGCGTTGCGCTGACGACATCGAGGCTGAGG ACTGTTACAATGAAAATGGCAAAAAGTACCGTGGTGTTGTCCGCAAAACTCGGAAGGGCATCCTCTGTCAGAAGTGGAGTGTTAATACACCACACAAAACGAA GATCAACCCAAAGACTCACCCAGAAGCCAACCTGACGGAGAACTACTGCAGGAACCCGGATGCGGACCTGCACGGTCCGTGGTGCTACACCACCGACCCCAAGATCGAGTTTGATTACTGCGCCATCAAGCAATGTG CCGGAGTGAAGGTACCCATCATGAAGCCACCAG TGAGTGTGGTGTTCAACGAGTGCGGCAAGCGTGACGATCGTACGGTGAAGAGCAGGCTGAGGATTGTGGGCGGCAAGCCGGGAAATTCTCCGTGGACGGTGAGCCTGAGAGACAG GAAAGGGAAGCACTTCTGTGGCGGGTCGCTGGTGAACTCTAAATGGGTCATCAGCACCAAACAGTGTTTCTCGTCCTG ttATGTGGAGCTCACAGGTTATGCTGCTATGATGGGTACTCTGTTCCAGAACCCAAAAGAAGGAGAACCGGACATGCAGACCATCCCTCTCAACAAAATCGTTTGCGGACCTTCCGAGTCCCACCTAGTCTTGCTGCAGCTAGAAAC CCCTGCCAAGTTTAACGAGCGTGTGTCACAGATTTGTCTTCCTCCAGAACGTTACATAGTTCCAGAAGGAACCGTCTGCGAGATTGCCGGATGGGGGGAAACAAAAG GAACAGGGGATGAATCAGTGTTAAATGTGGCTCAAATGCAAGTCCAGAGCAACAATGAGTGCAACCAGTACTTCAAAGGTCGTGTGAGGCAGAATGAGATGTGCACTACCCCGTTCTTCGGCGGGGTTGGGGCCTGTGAG AGAGACTATGGTGGCCCCCTGGCATGTCAGAACAGTGACTGCTGGGTTCTGGAGGGTGTGATAATCCCCATGCGACGCTGTGGTCACCCGGGCCAGCCCAACATCTTCATCCGCGTCTCCATGTACGTCGACTGGATCAAGAAGGTCATGGAGATGGCGTAG
- the LOC143521283 gene encoding uncharacterized protein LOC143521283: MDEEMSGVGETEPAATVAAEAPPAPRRGRGRPRKHPQEPVGPAAPRRPRGRPRGSKNKTKRATPTVEPPRVRRPRGRPRKWPQAIQQEEPQLQGEEAEPGESPPTQTPPSPLSQEEPV; encoded by the exons ATGGACGAGGAGATGAGTGGAGTTGGAGAAACGGAACCAGCAGCGACGGTGGCAGCCGAGGCTCCACCAGCACCGCGCCGAGGCCGGGGTCGACCTCGCAAACACCCGCAG GAGCCTGTAGGTCCTGCGGCTCCCAGGAGGCCAAGGGGAAGACCCAGAGGCAGTAAGAACAAAACCAAGCGTGCTACCCCTACA GTAGAACCACCAAGGGTGAGAAGACCTCGTGGCCGACCAAGAAAATGG CCTCAAGCAATTCAGCAAGAAGAACCACAG CTTCAGGGAGAAGAGGCGGAGCCAGGAGAGAGCCCGCCAACACAAACCCCGCCCTCACCATTGTCACAAGAGGAGCCGGTCTAA
- the c8h3orf18 gene encoding uncharacterized protein C3orf18 homolog isoform X5, with translation MALTTLKPGFMSPASGPTPVLVPTLAPSLPVSPCIPITTSSSMDSRTENGGSESIATLQSVSGSVNGSSFNSTQLPVQWTEGAGMGAVLVPFGIITVIGLAVVMLLYIRKKKRLEKLRHQLMPMYNFDPAEEQDDLEQELLDHGRDGSPAGPNSRTLTRSHGMTQRPSRLVFTDVADAIHA, from the exons ATGGCTCTGACAACCCTGAAGCCCGGTTTCATGAGCCCGGCCTCAGGCCCCACCCCAGTCCTAGTGCCCACTCTTGCcccctctctcccagtctccccCTGCATCCCCATCACCACCAGTTCCTCCATGGACAGCAGGACAGAGAATGGAGGGAGTGAGTCGATAGCTACTCTCCAGAGTGTGTCTGGGTCAGTCAATGGAAGCAGCTTCAACTCCACACAACTTCCTGTACAATGGACCGAAGGGGCTGGCATGGGTGCGGTCCTGGTGCCATTCGGTATAATTACTGTCATTGGTTTGGCTGTCGTTATG CTGCTGTACATACGGAAAAAGAAAAG GCTGGAGAAGTTACGGCACCAGCTCATGCCCATGTATAACTTCGACCCGGCTGAAGAGCAGGACGACCTGGAGCAGGAACTCCTGGACCACGGCAGAGACGGTAGCCCGGCAGGGCCAAACTCCAGA ACCCTGACGAGGAGTCACGGTATGACTCAGAGACCCAGTCGTCTGGTCTTCACAGATGTTGCAGATGCCATTCATGCGTAA
- the c8h3orf18 gene encoding uncharacterized protein C3orf18 homolog isoform X2: MHHCLEEEDSRPLSESLLSGKDTFNCNSFLGLMALYHERTKNQDTELRAAFKVFDAESKSYIDWNTLMYVLMNAGEPLNEEEAVQMMKETDKDGTIDYEVTIQTAPPRPRRRSREEGEIRERKQRERERKRDGVRDKQTQRWDACSSALSYETLLPFSGPVSAYCCSWDFTEDVSSEFFIYLVKLKAESKSTEIRHPPLLPNPGHGSDNPEARFHEPGLRPHPSPSAHSCPLSPSLPLHPHHHQFLHGQQDREWRE, encoded by the exons ATGCATCACTGTCTTGAAGAAGAAGACTCCCGCCCTCTGTCTGAATCCCTTTTATCAG GCAAAGACACTTTTAACTGCAACAGTTTCCTGGGTCTTATGGCTCTTTACCACGAGAGAACAAAAAACCAGGACACTGAGCTACGAGCCGCTTTTAAAGTATTTGATGCGGAGTCCAAGAGCTACATCGACTGGAATACACTGAT GTACGTCCTAATGAATGCTGGTGAACCTCTGAATGAGGAAGAGGCTGTACAGATGATGAAGGAGACTGACAAAGATGGAACCATCGATTATGAGG TTACAATCCAGACGGCACCGCCGAGGCCGAGAAGGAGAAGCAGAGAGGAGGGCGAGATAAGGGAGAGGAAGCAGCGTGAGCGTGAGAGAAAGCGAGACGGTGTGCGAGACAAGCAGACACAAAGGTGGGACGCCTGCAGCTCAGCGCTGTCTTACGAAACGCTCCTTCCCTTCTCGGGCCCTGTTTCTGCGTACTGCTGTTCCTGG GATTTCACAGAAGATGTTTCTTCTGAATTCTTCATCTACCTGGTGAAGCTGAAGGCTGAGTCAAAGTCAACTGAAATTCGCCATCCACCTCTTCTTCCAAACCCAGGCCATGGCTCTGACAACCCTGAAGCCCGGTTTCATGAGCCCGGCCTCAGGCCCCACCCCAGTCCTAGTGCCCACTCTTGCcccctctctcccagtctccccCTGCATCCCCATCACCACCAGTTCCTCCATGGACAGCAGGACAGAGAATGGAGGGAGTGA
- the c8h3orf18 gene encoding uncharacterized protein C3orf18 homolog isoform X1, which produces MHHCLEEEDSRPLSESLLSGKDTFNCNSFLGLMALYHERTKNQDTELRAAFKVFDAESKSYIDWNTLMYVLMNAGEPLNEEEAVQMMKETDKDGTIDYEAVTIQTAPPRPRRRSREEGEIRERKQRERERKRDGVRDKQTQRWDACSSALSYETLLPFSGPVSAYCCSWDFTEDVSSEFFIYLVKLKAESKSTEIRHPPLLPNPGHGSDNPEARFHEPGLRPHPSPSAHSCPLSPSLPLHPHHHQFLHGQQDREWRE; this is translated from the exons ATGCATCACTGTCTTGAAGAAGAAGACTCCCGCCCTCTGTCTGAATCCCTTTTATCAG GCAAAGACACTTTTAACTGCAACAGTTTCCTGGGTCTTATGGCTCTTTACCACGAGAGAACAAAAAACCAGGACACTGAGCTACGAGCCGCTTTTAAAGTATTTGATGCGGAGTCCAAGAGCTACATCGACTGGAATACACTGAT GTACGTCCTAATGAATGCTGGTGAACCTCTGAATGAGGAAGAGGCTGTACAGATGATGAAGGAGACTGACAAAGATGGAACCATCGATTATGAGG CAGTTACAATCCAGACGGCACCGCCGAGGCCGAGAAGGAGAAGCAGAGAGGAGGGCGAGATAAGGGAGAGGAAGCAGCGTGAGCGTGAGAGAAAGCGAGACGGTGTGCGAGACAAGCAGACACAAAGGTGGGACGCCTGCAGCTCAGCGCTGTCTTACGAAACGCTCCTTCCCTTCTCGGGCCCTGTTTCTGCGTACTGCTGTTCCTGG GATTTCACAGAAGATGTTTCTTCTGAATTCTTCATCTACCTGGTGAAGCTGAAGGCTGAGTCAAAGTCAACTGAAATTCGCCATCCACCTCTTCTTCCAAACCCAGGCCATGGCTCTGACAACCCTGAAGCCCGGTTTCATGAGCCCGGCCTCAGGCCCCACCCCAGTCCTAGTGCCCACTCTTGCcccctctctcccagtctccccCTGCATCCCCATCACCACCAGTTCCTCCATGGACAGCAGGACAGAGAATGGAGGGAGTGA
- the c8h3orf18 gene encoding uncharacterized protein C3orf18 homolog isoform X7, protein MHHCLEEEDSRPLSESLLSGKDTFNCNSFLGLMALYHERTKNQDTELRAAFKVFDAESKSYIDWNTLMYVLMNAGEPLNEEEAVQMMKETDKDGTIDYEVTIQTAPPRPRRRSREEGEIRERKQRERERKRDGVRDKQTQRISQKMFLLNSSSTW, encoded by the exons ATGCATCACTGTCTTGAAGAAGAAGACTCCCGCCCTCTGTCTGAATCCCTTTTATCAG GCAAAGACACTTTTAACTGCAACAGTTTCCTGGGTCTTATGGCTCTTTACCACGAGAGAACAAAAAACCAGGACACTGAGCTACGAGCCGCTTTTAAAGTATTTGATGCGGAGTCCAAGAGCTACATCGACTGGAATACACTGAT GTACGTCCTAATGAATGCTGGTGAACCTCTGAATGAGGAAGAGGCTGTACAGATGATGAAGGAGACTGACAAAGATGGAACCATCGATTATGAGG TTACAATCCAGACGGCACCGCCGAGGCCGAGAAGGAGAAGCAGAGAGGAGGGCGAGATAAGGGAGAGGAAGCAGCGTGAGCGTGAGAGAAAGCGAGACGGTGTGCGAGACAAGCAGACACAAAG GATTTCACAGAAGATGTTTCTTCTGAATTCTTCATCTACCTGGTGA
- the c8h3orf18 gene encoding uncharacterized protein C3orf18 homolog isoform X6: protein MHHCLEEEDSRPLSESLLSGKDTFNCNSFLGLMALYHERTKNQDTELRAAFKVFDAESKSYIDWNTLMYVLMNAGEPLNEEEAVQMMKETDKDGTIDYEAVTIQTAPPRPRRRSREEGEIRERKQRERERKRDGVRDKQTQRISQKMFLLNSSSTW from the exons ATGCATCACTGTCTTGAAGAAGAAGACTCCCGCCCTCTGTCTGAATCCCTTTTATCAG GCAAAGACACTTTTAACTGCAACAGTTTCCTGGGTCTTATGGCTCTTTACCACGAGAGAACAAAAAACCAGGACACTGAGCTACGAGCCGCTTTTAAAGTATTTGATGCGGAGTCCAAGAGCTACATCGACTGGAATACACTGAT GTACGTCCTAATGAATGCTGGTGAACCTCTGAATGAGGAAGAGGCTGTACAGATGATGAAGGAGACTGACAAAGATGGAACCATCGATTATGAGG CAGTTACAATCCAGACGGCACCGCCGAGGCCGAGAAGGAGAAGCAGAGAGGAGGGCGAGATAAGGGAGAGGAAGCAGCGTGAGCGTGAGAGAAAGCGAGACGGTGTGCGAGACAAGCAGACACAAAG GATTTCACAGAAGATGTTTCTTCTGAATTCTTCATCTACCTGGTGA
- the c8h3orf18 gene encoding uncharacterized protein C3orf18 homolog isoform X4, translating into MHHCLEEEDSRPLSESLLSGKDTFNCNSFLGLMALYHERTKNQDTELRAAFKVFDAESKSYIDWNTLMYVLMNAGEPLNEEEAVQMMKETDKDGTIDYEAVTIQTAPPRPRRRSREEGEIRERKQRERERKRDGVRDKQTQSPSTPPTYPHPATTPTAAQLPRGGGQNTINGRERISQKMFLLNSSSTW; encoded by the exons ATGCATCACTGTCTTGAAGAAGAAGACTCCCGCCCTCTGTCTGAATCCCTTTTATCAG GCAAAGACACTTTTAACTGCAACAGTTTCCTGGGTCTTATGGCTCTTTACCACGAGAGAACAAAAAACCAGGACACTGAGCTACGAGCCGCTTTTAAAGTATTTGATGCGGAGTCCAAGAGCTACATCGACTGGAATACACTGAT GTACGTCCTAATGAATGCTGGTGAACCTCTGAATGAGGAAGAGGCTGTACAGATGATGAAGGAGACTGACAAAGATGGAACCATCGATTATGAGG CAGTTACAATCCAGACGGCACCGCCGAGGCCGAGAAGGAGAAGCAGAGAGGAGGGCGAGATAAGGGAGAGGAAGCAGCGTGAGCGTGAGAGAAAGCGAGACGGTGTGCGAGACAAGCAGACACAAAG CccatccaccccccccacatacCCACATCCTGCCACAACACCCACAGCTGCCCAGCTGCCTCGGGGTGGGGGACAAAACACAATTAACGGCAGAgagag GATTTCACAGAAGATGTTTCTTCTGAATTCTTCATCTACCTGGTGA
- the c8h3orf18 gene encoding uncharacterized protein C3orf18 homolog isoform X3, which translates to MHHCLEEEDSRPLSESLLSGKDTFNCNSFLGLMALYHERTKNQDTELRAAFKVFDAESKSYIDWNTLMYVLMNAGEPLNEEEAVQMMKETDKDGTIDYEAVTIQTAPPRPRRRSREEGEIRERKQRERERKRDGVRDKQTQRWDACSSALSYETLLPFSGPVSAYCCSWVPYHSAAATRLSQPIHPPHIPTSCHNTHSCPAASGWGTKHN; encoded by the exons ATGCATCACTGTCTTGAAGAAGAAGACTCCCGCCCTCTGTCTGAATCCCTTTTATCAG GCAAAGACACTTTTAACTGCAACAGTTTCCTGGGTCTTATGGCTCTTTACCACGAGAGAACAAAAAACCAGGACACTGAGCTACGAGCCGCTTTTAAAGTATTTGATGCGGAGTCCAAGAGCTACATCGACTGGAATACACTGAT GTACGTCCTAATGAATGCTGGTGAACCTCTGAATGAGGAAGAGGCTGTACAGATGATGAAGGAGACTGACAAAGATGGAACCATCGATTATGAGG CAGTTACAATCCAGACGGCACCGCCGAGGCCGAGAAGGAGAAGCAGAGAGGAGGGCGAGATAAGGGAGAGGAAGCAGCGTGAGCGTGAGAGAAAGCGAGACGGTGTGCGAGACAAGCAGACACAAAGGTGGGACGCCTGCAGCTCAGCGCTGTCTTACGAAACGCTCCTTCCCTTCTCGGGCCCTGTTTCTGCGTACTGCTGTTCCTGGGTACCGTATCATTCTGCTGCTGCCACTCGTCTTTCACAGCccatccaccccccccacatacCCACATCCTGCCACAACACCCACAGCTGCCCAGCTGCCTCGGGGTGGGGGACAAAACACAATTAA